Part of the Clostridium sporogenes genome, GGGTATTCCATATAGAAATAAATGGATTAAATCTTATAAAGATATATATCAAATATGTAAGAGTAAATGTAAGTTACTTGTAGAATTAAGCTATCTTCCAGAACAGAAATTAATAGCTTAAATGTTATAAAAAGAAGGAAACACTCCTAAAATGTAGAAATATCTACATTGAAAGGGGTAATCCTATGGATAAAATTGCAAGTAAATATTTATATGAAATGAACGAAATACAGGAACAATTTTTAGATGGTAATGGTAACATAAAAGAAGAATATAAAGGTAAAATACAAGATAAGTTTAATGAGGTTACATTGAATTATATTAATGAAATGAGAGTTGACATTGAAAATGGATATAATCCTAAAAATGAAAAATATAAAAAAGAATTAGTGAACTTAAAAATTTTATGGAATCTACTTGATGATTTTGGATTTGAATACAGCCGCATTTTATTTAATGAAATTAGCGAAGAAAATTGGAGGGCTCATGCAAAAACAAGATTGTTTATGATGTTTGTAAAATCACTTGGAGAAATAATATATTTATTAGAAGGAGGGTATTCTTCCTGTGCATTAGGACGAATTAGATATATTTATGAATTAGGAGTATATCTAGAAATTATAAATAAAAATTCTCAGGATATTTCTAGAAAGTTTTTGCAGTTTTCAAATAGTAATAGGATTAAATTGGCAAAGGAGCTTGAAAACCAAAGGCTGAAAAAAAAGGCAGTTAAAGATTTTAAAAAATTAAAAATTTATACAGACATATGGGATCCATATGGGTGGGCAAAAGATATTTTCCCAAATGAGAAAATTACATTTAGAAAATTAGCTAAAACTACTACATTATGTGAATATTACTCAATTTACACATTTTCTTCATGGTCAATCCATGCGGATATTTATGGTTCTGCAAACAATATAGATTTATATCCTAGTGAAAATGATGGAACTTGGGTCACAACTCCAAGTATTGTGGGGACAGATATTGTAATTATTCATTTATTATTATTTATTAATAAAATTACAATTAATTACTTTACTGTGGAAAATGAATGCATTAAGATTTTTGTTTCATTAGTAAACTCTAAGTTGATTGATAATATATTAGATACTCTAAAAGATAAATAATACAATGAATAGTATGCTAAGTATAAACATAAATAAAGTATTTTAGAAGTTAGCTTTTGTTATGTGTTCACAAAACAGACAGAACAACTAGCGAATGAGGTGGGTATATGGTTGATATAAGAGGACTAGATATAAGGAATGAAGCATAAAGATATAGCATCTAAATATGATCTATCCATCATGTAAAAATAGAAGTGCTATGATAATAAGGGAGATTAAAATGGAGAAAATAAAGCAATTAGGATTAATTATTTCTACTATATCTGCAATTTTAACTATAATTGTATTAATAATTAAGTTTGTATTAAATATGCCTTACCAATCAATAGAAAAATCATTAGGGATTAAAAAAATGATAACACTGAATCTAGACTTTTTTTAATGTTGATAACTATTTTATTTATAATATTTCTTTTTATATCTTTTCTTATGTTTAATAGTGGATACAGTT contains:
- a CDS encoding DUF5677 domain-containing protein: MDKIASKYLYEMNEIQEQFLDGNGNIKEEYKGKIQDKFNEVTLNYINEMRVDIENGYNPKNEKYKKELVNLKILWNLLDDFGFEYSRILFNEISEENWRAHAKTRLFMMFVKSLGEIIYLLEGGYSSCALGRIRYIYELGVYLEIINKNSQDISRKFLQFSNSNRIKLAKELENQRLKKKAVKDFKKLKIYTDIWDPYGWAKDIFPNEKITFRKLAKTTTLCEYYSIYTFSSWSIHADIYGSANNIDLYPSENDGTWVTTPSIVGTDIVIIHLLLFINKITINYFTVENECIKIFVSLVNSKLIDNILDTLKDK